The Papaver somniferum cultivar HN1 unplaced genomic scaffold, ASM357369v1 unplaced-scaffold_107, whole genome shotgun sequence genome includes a region encoding these proteins:
- the LOC113328409 gene encoding germin-like protein subfamily T member 2 → MAAAKFSIKTTSSFFLVLCLSTILFFTLSCFSSDPDPLQDFCVADLKSTTTVVNGFPCKPVSQVTSNDFFYSGLMNGSSTANPLGIGISPADVNNFPGVNTLGLAAARVDFAAGGYIPLHSHPRASEIIYIISGEIHIGFVSTTNVFYSKVLKSGELSIIPRGLVHSVSNAGQGKAVMIATFNSQQPGFAQIPSNLFASNPTIPNEILAKNFQVDVNVIAIIKSKFGNLIN, encoded by the coding sequence ATGGCTGCTGCTAAGTTTAGTATCAAAACAACATCATCATTCTTCCTAGTTCTCTGTTTATCTACGATCCTATTTTTTACTTTGTCATGTTTTTCTTCTGATCCCGACCCGCTACAAGACTTTTGTGTTGCTGACTTAAAATCCACCACAACCGTTGTGAATGGCTTTCCTTGCAAGCCGGTATCTCAAGTTACATCAAATGATTTCTTTTACAGTGGCTTGATGAATGGATCGAGCACAGCGAATCCCTTAGGCATTGGAATTAGTCCCGCTGATGTTAACAACTTTCCTGGGGTAAACACCCTTGGACTTGCGGCAGCACGAGTTGACTTCGCAGCTGGTGGGTATATTCCACTTCATTCACACCCTCGAGCAAGTGAAATTATATACATCATCAGTGGGGAAATCCATATTGGGTTCGTAAGTACTACCAACGTTTTCTACTCAAAGGTTCTGAAGTCTGGGGAGTTATCGATTATTCCCAGAGGACTTGTGCACTCTGTTTCCAACGCTGGACAGGGAAAGGCTGTTATGATAGCTACTTTCAATAGTCAACAACCCGGATTTGCACAAATTCCTAGTAACCTCTTTGCTTCTAACCCAACAATCCCCAATGAGATTTTGGCTAAGAACTTCCAAGTTGATGTGAACGTCATCGCTATCATAAAGTCAAAGTTTGGCAACTTAATAAACTAG